In Neovison vison isolate M4711 chromosome 11, ASM_NN_V1, whole genome shotgun sequence, one genomic interval encodes:
- the GC gene encoding vitamin D-binding protein has translation MKGILVLLLAVAFVNALERGRDYEKDKVCKELANLGKDDFASLSMVLYSRKFPSGTFEQISHLVKEVVSLTETCCAEGADPDCYDRRTSALSARSCEKDSPFPVHPGTAECCTREGLERKLCMATLRHQPQEFPTYVEPTNDEICEAFRKDPKDFAEQFMYEYSINYGQAPLSLLVGYTKSYLSMVGSCCTSPRPTVCFLKERLQMKHLSLLTTMSNRVCSQYAAYGKEKSRLSHLIKLAQKVPTAELEDVLPLAEEINTVLSKCCESTSEDCMAKELPEYTVKICDNLSTKDSKFKDCCLEKTPMDVFVCTYFMPAAPTPELPAIELPTNSDVCDKGNTKAIDQYTFELSRRTHLPEVFLSKILEPTLKSLAECCDSGDATGCMNAQGPQLKKELSSFIEKGQKLCADYSENTFTEYKKKLAEQLKAQLPDASAVELQGLIDKRSDFASKCCSINSPPLYCDSEIDVEMKNIL, from the exons ATGAAGGGGATCCTGGTTCTTCTGCTTGCTGTAGCATTTGTGAATGCTCTAGAAAGAG GCCGAGATTATGAAAAGGATAAAGTTTGTAAGGAACTTGCCAACCTGGGAAAAGATGATTTCGCATCCTT ATCAATGGTCTTATACAGCAGAAAGTTTCCCAGTGGCACATTTGAACAGATCAGTCACCTTGTGAAAGAAGTTGTCTCCTTGACAGAAACCTGCTGTGCCGAAGGGGCTGACCCCGACTGCTATGACCGGAGG aCTTCAGCGTTGTCTGCTAGGTCCTGTGAAAAGGACTCTCCATTCCCAGTACACCCAGGAACGGCTGAGTGCTGTACCAGAGAGGGCCTTGAACGGAAACTCTGCATGGCTACCCTGAGGCACCAACCACAAGAATTTCCTACCTACGTAGAGCCAACAAATGATGAAATCTGTGAGGCATTCAGGAAAGATCCCAAAGACTTTGCTGAGCA ATTTATGTATGAATATTCCATTAATTATGGACAAGCCCCTCTATCGCTCTTAGTCGGTTACACCAAGAGCTACCTCTCCATGGTAGGGTCCTGCTGTACCTCACCACGCCCAACAGTATGCTTTTTGAAAGAG AGACTCCAGATGAAGCATTTATCACTTCTCACCACCATGTCAAATAGAGTCTGCTCACAATATGCTGCTTATGGGAAGGAGAAATCAAGGCTCAG CCATCTCATAAAATTAGCTCAGAAAGTGCCAACTGCTGAACTGGAAGATGTCTTACCACTTGCTGAAGAGATCAACACAGTCCTCTCCAAGTGCTGTGAGTCCACCTCTGAGGACTGCATGGCCAAGGAG CTGCCTGAATACACAGTAAAAATCTGTGACAACTTATCCACAAAGGATTCTAAGTTTAAGGACTGCTGTCTAGAAAAAACGCCCATGGACGTGTTTGTGTGCACTTACTTCATGCCCGCCGCTCCAACACCAGAGCTGCCAGCCATTGAGTTGCCCACAAATTCAGATGTATGTGATAAAGGGAACACCAAAGCCATAGATCA GTATACATTTGAACTAAGCAGGAGAACTCATCTTCCAGAAGTATTCCTCAGTAAAATACTTGAGCCAACCTTGAAAAGCCTTGCTGAATGCTGTGACTCTGGAGATGCTACTGGCTGTATGAATGCTCAG GGCCCTCAACTGAAAAAGGAGTTATCTTCTTTCATTGAGAAGGGACAAAAACTATGTGCAGATTATTCAGAAAATACTTTTACTGAGTATAAGAAAAA ACTAGCAGAGCAATTAAAAGCACAATTGCCTGATGCCAGCGCCGTGGAACTCCAAGGGCTGATTGACAAGCGCTCAGACTTTGCCTCCAAGTGCTGCTCCATAAACTCACCTCCACTCTACTGTGATTCAGAG